The segment CACGTTGTGCCGCCGCAGCCAGACCCACCATCTGAGCTGGACCCGTATGCGCCGGCTCATCGCGCACTGGTTGCCTCCCGCACGCATCTGCCACCCTTACCCCAACCAGCGTCTGATCGTCACGACCCAAGGCAGGAGCCGTATGCGGTAATCCCGCTCGTACGGATCTGTGGAGGGGGTGATGGGTGACCGTCATTCCTACTCCGACTCTGGCGTGGTGTGATTCGCAGCGGGACCGCGGCGCTCAGCGCGCCGGAAGATTGGTGACGAAGATGAAGGCCTGGTCGAGCGTGCGCTCGAACAGTGGCCCGAAGTAGGGCAGGGTCAGGATGAGCGCGCCGAAGCCGATCGCGATCGTGAGCGGAAATCCCACCGCGAAGATATTGAGCTGCGGCGCGGCGCGGGTGAGCACGCCGAGCGCCAGGGTCACCACCAGCATCGTGACGATGAGCGGCAGTGCCAGCTGCAGGCCGGCCACGAAAACGATCGCGCCGTGGCGTGAGAGCGCTTCGAACAGATTTGCCCCGAGCGGCGCTGCGGCGATGGGCAGGGTGCGAAAGCTGTCGGCCAGCGCGGAGATGATCATCAGGTGGCCGTTGATGGCGAGAAACACCAGGGTCGCGAGCAGGCCCATGAACTGGCCGACGATCGGCGTGTGCTGGACGTTGCCGGGATCGTAGAACATCGCGAACCCAAGCCCCATCTGCAGTCCGATCAGGTCCCCCGCCATTTCGACAGCGACGAAGACCAGCCGCAAAACGAAACCGATCGCAAGGCCGATCACGATCTGCGTGGCGAGGATGAGCATGCCTGCAGCCGAGGTCGGTGCGATCGCGGGCGGCGCGGGCAGCGTCGGCACGAGCACGAGCACGATGCCGATGGCGAGCCCGATGCGGATGCGGGCCGGTATGTGCGTCTGGCCGAGAACGGGCGCCGCGGCCAGAACGGCGAGCACCCGCGTGAGCGGCCAGATCAGCGCCGTGAGCCAGGCATCGAGCTGGGCCGAGGTGACCGTGATCAAGGTGCGAGGCCGCTCAGCCGATGAGCGTCGGGATGCTGGTGATCAGCCGGCGCATGTAGTCGGTCATCACGGTGATGATCCAGGGCCCCGAGATCAGCAGCGCGGCGAAGATCGCCACCAGCTTCGGGATGAACGAAAGCGTCATCTCGTTGATCTGCGTGGCGGCCTGGAAGACGCTCACGACGAGGCCGACGACCAGCGCCGAGATCAGCAGCGGCGCCGAGATCATGAGCGTCAGCTCCAGCGCATTCTGGCCCAGGGCCATTACGGTTTGGGGATTCATTGCGCGAAACTCTGCGCCAGCGAACCGAGCAAAATGTTCCACCCGTCCACCAGCACGAACAGCATCAGCTTGAACGGCAGCGCAATGAGCGCGGGCGACACCATCATCATGCCCATCGACATCAGCACCGATGCGACCACCATGTCGATGATGAGAAACGGGATGAAGACGAGGAACCCGATCTGGAACGCCGTCTTCAGCTCGCTCGTCACGTAGGCCGGCACCAGCACGGTGAAGGGCACGTCCTCGGGCCTCTCGACGTCCTGGCGCCCGGAGAGCTTGAGGAACAGGCCCAGGTCGGCCTGGCGCGTCTGATGCATCATGAATCCGCGCAGGGGCTGCGCGCCCTTTTGCAGCGCCTCGTTGAATTCGATCTTTTCCTCCGAGTACGGCACCCAGGCTTCGTTGTAGATGCGCTCGAGCACTGGCGCCATGACGAACAGCGTCAGGAACAGCGCCAGGCCGATCAGCACCTGGTTGGGCGGCGAGGTCGGCGTCCCGAGCGCCTGGCGCAGCAGCGAAAGCACGATGATGATGCGCGTGAAGCCGGTCATGAGCAGCAGCAGCGCGGGCAGAAAGGTGAGAGCGGTCAGCGTCAGGAGCGTCTGAATGCTCAGGGTGTACGACTGGCCGCCGCCGGCTGTCGGCGTGGAGGTGAAAGCCGGGATGCCGGCGTTCTGGCTGAAGGCGAGCTCCGGAAGCATCGCCAGCACGACGCCGGCGATGGCGAGAACGAGATTACGGGGCATGGGTACGGTCCGTGAAACGCTGCAGCCACTGTGCGAACTGCGGGGCAGCCATGGAAGAAGGTGCGACGGGCAGATCGCCCTTGGGCATCGTGGCCAGGCTTCGCACCTGTCCGGGCGCGACGCCGACGAGTATCCAGGTGCCGGAGACCTCCAGCAGCACCACGCGCTCGCGCGTGCCGACCGAAGCCGTGCCGATTGTCCTGATCGCCTGGTTCGAAAGTCCCGGCACGCGGCCGATACGGCGCAGCGCCCAGGCCGCGGCCATGACGAGCGCGAGCACCAGCAGCAATCCGGCGAAAACCTGCAGCAGGCTGCCGGCGCTCATCGGGCTCGCCGGGTCCTGTGCCGCAGCCGGCAACGCGGCCAGCGCAGCGGCGCAGCCGGCAAGCCAGCGTGGCATCGGCCGGGTCACTTGCCGAGCCTCTTCATGCGCTCGCTGGGCGTGATGACGTCGGTCAGGCGAATGCCGAACTTTTCGTTCACGACCACGACTTCGCCTTGCGCGATCAGGCAGCCGTTCACCAGCACATCCATCGGCTCGCCGGCGAGGCCGTCGAGCTCCACGACCGAGCCTTGCGCGAGTTGCAGGAGGCTGCGAATGGCAAGCTTGGTGCGGCCCAGCTCGACGGTGAGCTGAACCGGGATGTCGAGCACCAGATCGATATCGTTTCGCGTCGGTGTCCGCGCGCCCGACCCGCTGAATTGCTCGAATACCGCCGGGTTGGGCGCACGCGCTTCGTGAGCCTGCTCGAACGCGCCGTCGACATCGGCATTGGTGTCGGCATTGGCCGCATTCTGTTCGTTCAGGGCGGCGGCCCAGTCGTCGGTGCTGATGGCCTGATCGGTAGCGAGCTCTGACATGGGTTCCCTCCGTTAGCTTTCCTGGCTGTGCGAGATCATGCGGCTCACCCGCACCGCGTACTGGCCGTTCGAGACGCCGCAGCGGCATTCGAGCACCGGGACGCCGTCCACTTCGGCCTGCATCGTCTCCGGCACGTCGATCCCGATCACGTCGCCCGCCTGCATGTTCAGAATCTGCTCGAGCGTGATCGCCGAGTGTCCGAGCTTCACGATCAGCTCCACTTCGGCATTCTGCACTTCGCGCTGCAGCTGTTTGAACCAGCGCTTGTCGGTCTCGTGCGTGTCGGCCTGCATGGCGCTGTAGAGCACATCGCGCAGCGGCTCGAGCGAGGTCCAGGGAATGCAGATGTGCATCTCGCCGCCCGCGGAGCCGAATTCGATGTTGAGCGTGGTTACCACCACGACGTCGTTGGGTGTCGCGATGCTGGCGAATTGCGTGTTCATCTCCGAGCGCAGGTACTCGAGCTTGATCTCGTGCACCGGCTTCCAGCTCTTCTCGTACTCCTCGAACACGAGCTCGAGCATGCGCTGGATGATGCGCATCTCGGTCTGGGTGAAGTCGCGGCCCTCGACGCGGGAAAGGAACTGGCCGCTGCCACCGAACAGACTGTCGATCGCGAGGAACACCAGGTTGGGATCGAAGATGAACAACGACGTGCCGCGCAGCGGCCGCACCTGCACCAGGTTCAGGTTGGTCGGAACGACCAGGTTGCGTACGAAGTCGCTGAACTTCTGCACCCGCGGCGGGGACACGGTCACGTCGGCGCTGCGGCGCAGGAAATTGAACAGCGCGACGCGCAGCTGGCGGGCGAAGCGCTCGTTGACCATCTCGAAGGCCGGCATGCGCGCGCGCACGATGCGCTCTTCGGTGGCGATGTTGTAGGGGCGCACACCGCCTTCGGACGCAGGCTCCGGGGCAACCTCGTCGGCTTCGCCCGACACGCCTTTCAGCAAGGCGTCGACTTCGTCCTGGGAGAGAAATTCCTTGCTCATGGCGTCGGTGACCTTACGCGGATGCTCGCTGCGAATCGCGCAGGGCTACTGGACGATGAAGTGGGTGAAGAAAACCGCAAGGACGCGCCTCGGCAGCTCTTCCTTCCCCTCGGGCTCTTCCTGCGCCGTTGCTTTCGCCTTCTTGCCCTTCTTCGCCGTCTTCGCGTCGTCGTTCTTGTTCTTCGCCTTCTTGGCCTTGGTTTTCATCGGCGGCAGCGTGGCTTCGACTGCCCGCACGATCTCCTCCGTCAGCTTGTTCTTGCCTTCGAGCGAGCTCAACTCCGAGGGCTTCTTGCTGGAGAGCAGGAACAGCAGGCGGCTGCGCACTTCGGGCATCTGCGCCTTGATGGCGTCGGCGATCTCCAGCTCGGAGACCTTGAGCGTCAGCGCAGTTTGCAGGAACTGCTGGCCTTCCTCGGGCTGAAGATTGACCGTGAACTGCTCCAGCGGCAGGAAGATCGAAGGCTTGGCTTCGATCTCTTCCGCCTCCGCGTCATCGCCGTGAGACTGGCTCAGGAACCACCATGCGCCGGCGCCGCCCGCGGCGAGCAGCACGACCGCGAGCACGACGATCAGCAGCAGATTGCTCTTCTTTTTGGGCGCGCTGGCAGGCGCTTCTACGGGCGCCTTGGCGGCTGCGGCGGATGTGGCCATGCGAACTCCTTCGTCGGTGGACGAAGGCGATTATGCGAGCAGGCAGCCGCGATTCATGCGGCAAAAAGACCCGCGTATGCGGGGTATCTTCGGATTTGTGCCCGAGGCTCGAGCCCCGCATGCAAGACGCCGAGCGCTCGCGCTCTCAGGCGAAGAGATCGACCAGGCCGCGGCGCACGGCGCCGGCGATCGGCGTCTGCGTCCATTCGGGTTCGACGCGCTCGGCGCCGTTGCGATAGCCGTTGCGGCCTTCGCCGGCGCCGGAGTGCTGTGCGGTTTGCTCGCGGAACGATTCGGCGCTGACCGACGTCTGCCCCAGCTGGACGCCGGCTTGCGCCATCGATTCGCGCAGGCGCTCGATAGCCGCTTCGATCGCGCTTCGCACCTCGGCATGCGCAGATGCGAACTGCACCACGGCGTCGTCGCCGGAGATAAGCAAGCGCACCTCCACGGGGCCGAGCTCGGGCGGATTGATCCGCAGCTCCGCGACCTGCGCATCCTTGCCCACCATCCACACCACTTGCTGCGACAAGGCTTGGGCGAAGTCCGGGCCGTCCACCGGCGCGCCCACTTCCAGCATCGCGCTCGGTTGGGTGGGCGAGAGCTTTTCCGTAGCGCCCAGGTGCAGCAGGTGTCCCAGCGAAGCGGAGGGCTCGGCAGGAGCGCCGTGCGCGGCGTCGGCTGCGACGGTCACCCCCAAAGGATCATGCTCGAGCAACTTCGACAGCTCGGTCTGCGCAGCGGCGCCGGCAAGGGTTGCCGCCTCGGCGGCAATGTCGAGGGTGTGTTTGCCGGTCGCCGCTGTCATCGCAACGGCAGTGCCGGTCGCATCGGACAGCACTTCGGCAGCCAGGTCGTTCGAAGCGCTCGGCGCATGTGCGATGACCGCGCTATGAAGTGCGATCGGCAGCGCGGCAAGCGCCGCGGCGCCTGCGTCGGTGAAAGCTTCGCTGCCATCGAGTTCTCCTGCCTGGCCAGCGGTTTGCACTGCGGCTGGCGGCACGGGCAGGACGCTCGCAAGGTCCTGCTGCGGCATCAGGCCGGCAGCCAGCAGCGTTGCAAAGTCCGGCGCCGCCGCCTCGCCGCCCGCGTCCAGCGCGCTCGGATCGGCGCCGTTCGCGCCGGGGTTCGCGATCGTGGTCGCGGGCAGTACCAGGGAAAGGGCATCCATGCCGGTCTCCGTTCGAGTTTGCGGCTAGTCGAGCAAGGGATGTGCCATCGTGCGCATCCCGTCCGCGCTAGCGCGGCCGCTGCAAGGCGGCGTTGCGGGAGTAGATGCTCGAGGCGCGGTCGTCGGTCTCGCGCTGCTCGCGCCGCGCTGCCACGTTCTGTTGGCTGCGTTCATGCCGATCGGCCAGCACGCCATAGGCCTTGAGCTTGCGCTGGTTCTCCTGCCATTGCTCCTGCGCCTGCCGCGCGGATTCGCGTGCGGCATCGGCCTGAGCACGAGCGGCTTCGATGCC is part of the Betaproteobacteria bacterium genome and harbors:
- the fliR gene encoding flagellar biosynthetic protein FliR produces the protein MITVTSAQLDAWLTALIWPLTRVLAVLAAAPVLGQTHIPARIRIGLAIGIVLVLVPTLPAPPAIAPTSAAGMLILATQIVIGLAIGFVLRLVFVAVEMAGDLIGLQMGLGFAMFYDPGNVQHTPIVGQFMGLLATLVFLAINGHLMIISALADSFRTLPIAAAPLGANLFEALSRHGAIVFVAGLQLALPLIVTMLVVTLALGVLTRAAPQLNIFAVGFPLTIAIGFGALILTLPYFGPLFERTLDQAFIFVTNLPAR
- the fliQ gene encoding flagellar biosynthesis protein FliQ, whose translation is MNPQTVMALGQNALELTLMISAPLLISALVVGLVVSVFQAATQINEMTLSFIPKLVAIFAALLISGPWIITVMTDYMRRLITSIPTLIG
- the fliP gene encoding flagellar type III secretion system pore protein FliP (The bacterial flagellar biogenesis protein FliP forms a type III secretion system (T3SS)-type pore required for flagellar assembly.); translated protein: MPRNLVLAIAGVVLAMLPELAFSQNAGIPAFTSTPTAGGGQSYTLSIQTLLTLTALTFLPALLLLMTGFTRIIIVLSLLRQALGTPTSPPNQVLIGLALFLTLFVMAPVLERIYNEAWVPYSEEKIEFNEALQKGAQPLRGFMMHQTRQADLGLFLKLSGRQDVERPEDVPFTVLVPAYVTSELKTAFQIGFLVFIPFLIIDMVVASVLMSMGMMMVSPALIALPFKLMLFVLVDGWNILLGSLAQSFAQ
- the fliO gene encoding flagellar biosynthetic protein FliO, with amino-acid sequence MTRPMPRWLAGCAAALAALPAAAQDPASPMSAGSLLQVFAGLLLVLALVMAAAWALRRIGRVPGLSNQAIRTIGTASVGTRERVVLLEVSGTWILVGVAPGQVRSLATMPKGDLPVAPSSMAAPQFAQWLQRFTDRTHAP
- the fliN gene encoding flagellar motor switch protein FliN, whose translation is MSELATDQAISTDDWAAALNEQNAANADTNADVDGAFEQAHEARAPNPAVFEQFSGSGARTPTRNDIDLVLDIPVQLTVELGRTKLAIRSLLQLAQGSVVELDGLAGEPMDVLVNGCLIAQGEVVVVNEKFGIRLTDVITPSERMKRLGK
- the fliM gene encoding flagellar motor switch protein FliM yields the protein MSKEFLSQDEVDALLKGVSGEADEVAPEPASEGGVRPYNIATEERIVRARMPAFEMVNERFARQLRVALFNFLRRSADVTVSPPRVQKFSDFVRNLVVPTNLNLVQVRPLRGTSLFIFDPNLVFLAIDSLFGGSGQFLSRVEGRDFTQTEMRIIQRMLELVFEEYEKSWKPVHEIKLEYLRSEMNTQFASIATPNDVVVVTTLNIEFGSAGGEMHICIPWTSLEPLRDVLYSAMQADTHETDKRWFKQLQREVQNAEVELIVKLGHSAITLEQILNMQAGDVIGIDVPETMQAEVDGVPVLECRCGVSNGQYAVRVSRMISHSQES
- the fliL gene encoding flagellar basal body-associated protein FliL; this encodes MATSAAAAKAPVEAPASAPKKKSNLLLIVVLAVVLLAAGGAGAWWFLSQSHGDDAEAEEIEAKPSIFLPLEQFTVNLQPEEGQQFLQTALTLKVSELEIADAIKAQMPEVRSRLLFLLSSKKPSELSSLEGKNKLTEEIVRAVEATLPPMKTKAKKAKNKNDDAKTAKKGKKAKATAQEEPEGKEELPRRVLAVFFTHFIVQ